A part of Anaerolineales bacterium genomic DNA contains:
- a CDS encoding PCYCGC domain-containing protein: MRQAYAFADAHPEVLMQLPCYCGCGAMGHTSNYACYISEVASDGSITYDLHAVGCSICVDITRDTMRMLDEGRSVAEIRTQIDATYSAFGPSNMP; encoded by the coding sequence GTGCGTCAGGCCTATGCTTTTGCCGACGCTCATCCCGAGGTGCTGATGCAACTCCCATGCTATTGCGGATGTGGTGCCATGGGACACACGTCCAACTACGCTTGCTACATCTCGGAGGTCGCCTCTGACGGTTCCATCACCTACGACCTGCATGCAGTCGGGTGTTCGATCTGCGTGGATATCACCCGGGACACGATGCGGATGCTCGACGAGGGGCGCAGCGTGGCCGAAATCCGGACACAAATCGACGCCACCTATTCCGCCTTCGGGCCGTCGAACATGCCGTAG